One segment of Peromyscus leucopus breed LL Stock chromosome 5, UCI_PerLeu_2.1, whole genome shotgun sequence DNA contains the following:
- the C5H16orf46 gene encoding uncharacterized protein C16orf46 homolog, giving the protein MDLCPESETVGENNESKKIEDAEETAVTLGCPDERRERNHVCCLLGISDLTLEEDERAREFAINTGWEEAVHGWGRTSPTACIWSRKKVKKGKVGEGTSGGSNCLFCMSLSQGSLEAHSLSEVAKPEAAAVAEVSPEKSGSPEKCGSPEKSGSPEKSCNSPSQGPSTASREPNKLCFPTYLHGEKKSLQIKEFIWCMEDWGIPEAVSSKTCRNPCGSTDRGLSISDSLNSKALMVLPPLKNSPPSSLDVLSKKSRNIFWQPEEKALRMEKEECVACPDGLKTVDGKSEKRHFELASHMKVTDMLPFSPSGAQTHLLGAESPRCCLHWSLLPQKSSMYPSSPTNIHYLATLQVLHKQGVQNCRARLKGKDPKPARSTHKHLLPEAKQENRPRALEKKMFPKPLLPSLTVSRVVIPVSTHRVL; this is encoded by the exons ATGGATCTCTGTCCGGAAAGTGAGACTGTTggagaaaataatgaaagtaaGAAAATTGAAGACGCAGAAGAAACGGCAGTGACTTTAGGTTGTCCAgatgagagaagggagaggaatcATGTTTGCTGTCTTCTCGGGATCAGCGACCTCACGTTGGAAGAGGATGAACGGGCCAGAGAGTTTGCCATCAACACCGGGTGGGAAGAAGCC GTCCACGGCTGGGGAAGGACCTCACCAACTGCCTGCATCTGGtcaagaaagaaagtgaaaaaggGAAAGGTGGGGGAAGGCACCAGTGGCGGCAGCAACTGCTTGTTCTGCATGAGCCTTTCTCAAGGGAGTCTGGAGGCTCATTCCCTCTCAGAGGTCGCGAAACCGGAGGCCGCTGCTGTGGCCGAGGTCAGCCCCGAGAAGAGCGGCAGCCCCGAGAAGTGCGGCAGCCCCGAGAAGAGCGGCAGCCCCGAGAAGAGCTGCAACAGCCCCTCCCAGGGCCCCAGCACCGCTTCCAGAGAGCCTAACAAACTGTGCTTTCCCACGTACTtgcatggagaaaaaaaaagcctgcaaATCAAGGAATTTATCTGGTGCATGGAAGATTGGGGCATCCCTGAGGCAGTTAGCAGCAAGACCTGCAGAAACCCCTGTGGAAGCACTGACCGGGGCCTCTCCATCTCCGACTCCCTCAATTCCAAGGCCCTCATGGTTCTGCCCCCACTGAAAAACTCTCCCCCCAGCAGCTTGGATGTCCTGAGTAAGAAGAGCAGGAATATTTTCTGGCAGCCGGAAGAAAAGGCGCTAAGGATGGAAAAGGAGGAGTGTGTGGCTTGTCCAGATGGATTGAAGACAGTTGATGGGAAAAGTGAAAAGAGACACTTTGAGCTGGCCAGCCACATGAAGGTCACCGACATgctgcctttctctccctctggggCCCAGACACACCTGCTGGGAGCAGAGTCTCCAAGGTGCTGCCTGCACTGGTCCCTCCTGCCCCAGAAGAGCTCTATGTACCCCTCCAGCCCCACCAACATCCACTATCTTGCCACCTTGCAGGTGTTGCATAAGCAGGGCGTGCAGAACTGCAGGGCCAGGCTCAAAGGCAAGGACCCCAAACCTGCCAGGAGCACCCACAAGCACCTCCTCCCAGAGGCCAAGCAGGAAAACAGGCCTCGAGCGCTAGAGAAGAAAATGTTCCCCAAACCTCTCCTGCCGTCCCTCACAGTGAGCAGAGTTGTCATCCCTGTCTCTACTCACAGAGTCCTCTGA